GGGCAAAGTAGGTATAACCACGAATGCACGAATGGAAGACGAATAATTGTAGGCATCCTGATTTGTGGAAATTCGCGTCGAAGATCCGTATCGGAAATTCGTGGCCTTTCAAAAAGTCGCCTAAATATAAGCCTCCCGATTTGTGTTCATTCGCGTTATTCGTGGCCTCTTATTATCCGCCTATAATTCAGTTTTTGTTCGCCGAAGTTTACAATTAGTGCCAATGTATTTGCTGAAGCTTTCAGGTAGTTTATTGCCTGCGCTGTAAATACATCTGCGATGTAAGAGACCGCTTTAACTTCGAGGATGATTTTGTCGAAAACGACAAAGTCCGCAAAAAATTTATGGTGAAGAACAATTCCTTTGTAATTGATACAATACTGTTTTTCCCGTTCAAAGGGAATTCCTGCTTTTCGGAATTCATATTCCAATGCGTCTTTGTAGACTATTTCCAGAAAACCAGAGCCGAGGTAATTGTGTACTTCCATACACTTACCAATAATTTCAAAACTCTCCTGTTTGAAAAGGATATTTTCCATGATATTGTGCTTTAAGGTTGCGTTGCCATCGAAAATAATAAAAAACCACGAATGCACGAATAAAAGACGAATAATTTTAGGCATCCAGATTTGCGGCCATTCGCGTCGAAGATCCGTATCGGACATTCGTGGCTTTTCAACAAAGGGCAAAGTAGGTATTACCACGAATGCACGAATGAAAGACGAATAATTTTAAGCATCCAGATTTGTGTTCATTCGAGACATTCGTGGCCTTTCAAAAAGTCGCCTAAACATAAGCATCCAGATTTGTGTCCATTCGCGTCGAAGATCTGTATCGGAAATTCGTGGCCTTTCACCAAATGGCAAAGTAGGTATTACCACGAATGCACGAATGGAAGACGAATAATTGTAGGCATCCTGATTTGTGGAAATTCGAGTCGAAGATC
The DNA window shown above is from Bacteroidia bacterium and carries:
- a CDS encoding GxxExxY protein → MENILFKQESFEIIGKCMEVHNYLGSGFLEIVYKDALEYEFRKAGIPFEREKQYCINYKGIVLHHKFFADFVVFDKIILEVKAVSYIADVFTAQAINYLKASANTLALIVNFGEQKLNYRRIIRGHE